In Natronomonas halophila, one DNA window encodes the following:
- a CDS encoding HVO_2523 family zinc finger protein — protein MTDGETGGRPCPMCERPMYERHCKYVCPQHGVVYDCADTFY, from the coding sequence ATGACCGACGGCGAGACGGGCGGCCGGCCGTGTCCCATGTGCGAGCGGCCGATGTACGAGCGCCATTGCAAGTACGTCTGCCCGCAACACGGCGTCGTCTACGACTGCGCTGATACCTTCTATTAG
- a CDS encoding histidine kinase N-terminal 7TM domain-containing protein, translating to MAAQSTIAALYGISALSTVGLGYIVHRHGRKPGAIPLLGSIVGAGWWCTALFLASLTADYTASMWLQRSVYVGVVVVVASIFLFGLEYTGREYLITRHTLAVLSIHPLAVLVMITANPRALFFESIASDPASVTGVAIAFGPAFWVHTTYSYLLVSIAALLVVGLLYRAPALDAAQYVTVFGAIAAPTLANFAYIAGQIGFDAAPLGFVASAALFTVAITRYQFIDLVPIARDRVLDDINDAVFIVDADGHLVDVNAAGRELADELLDGAAETTLVGRELDTVLESVPEAQRLYRRLRNAETEQEVDLTIEDSHFQITATPMSGGRGRPVGWLFLVRDVTERERRERQLRERNEQLDQFASVVSHDLRNPLTVARGYTDLTRETGDLSHLDETDAAHKRMETIIDDVLALARGGDDVTDLSPTDLRETAETAWQNVDSGDCSLRVVDDATLLADRARLVRLFENFFRNAVEHGSTSPRSSTREDAVEHGATNTATKTSEPGTSTANISRDGGATLTVTVGPTPDGFYVADDGRGIPADERERIFEEGHSTSSAGTGTGLTIIQRIAKAHGWSVSCTGAESGGARFEVSGVERSED from the coding sequence ATGGCAGCCCAATCGACGATAGCCGCGCTGTATGGTATTTCCGCGCTATCGACGGTCGGTCTCGGTTACATCGTCCATCGGCACGGCCGGAAACCCGGGGCGATACCGCTGTTGGGCAGTATCGTCGGTGCCGGCTGGTGGTGTACCGCGCTGTTTCTCGCCAGCCTCACGGCCGATTACACCGCCTCGATGTGGCTCCAGCGGAGCGTCTACGTCGGTGTCGTGGTCGTCGTCGCCTCCATCTTCCTGTTCGGCCTCGAATACACGGGGCGGGAGTACCTGATAACCCGACACACGCTCGCTGTGCTGTCGATTCACCCGCTCGCGGTGCTGGTCATGATTACGGCCAATCCGCGAGCGCTCTTCTTCGAGTCAATCGCGTCGGACCCGGCGTCGGTGACCGGCGTCGCTATCGCGTTCGGTCCCGCGTTCTGGGTGCATACGACCTACTCGTATCTACTCGTCAGCATCGCAGCCCTGCTGGTCGTCGGCCTGCTCTATCGGGCGCCGGCCCTGGATGCGGCCCAGTACGTCACCGTCTTCGGCGCCATCGCTGCGCCGACCCTCGCGAACTTCGCGTACATCGCCGGGCAAATCGGGTTCGACGCCGCGCCGCTCGGCTTCGTCGCCTCGGCGGCGCTGTTTACGGTCGCCATCACGCGCTATCAGTTCATCGACCTCGTGCCCATCGCGCGGGACCGGGTCCTCGACGACATCAACGACGCGGTGTTCATCGTCGATGCGGACGGCCACCTCGTCGACGTCAACGCGGCGGGTCGGGAACTCGCCGACGAACTCCTCGACGGGGCGGCCGAGACAACTCTCGTTGGCCGGGAACTCGATACCGTCCTCGAATCGGTGCCGGAAGCCCAGCGCCTCTATCGGCGACTCCGAAACGCCGAGACCGAACAGGAGGTCGACCTCACCATCGAGGACTCGCATTTCCAGATCACGGCGACCCCGATGTCCGGCGGGCGGGGCCGCCCCGTCGGGTGGCTGTTCCTCGTTCGGGACGTCACCGAACGGGAGCGCCGCGAGCGCCAACTCCGGGAACGGAACGAACAACTCGACCAGTTCGCCAGCGTCGTCAGCCACGACCTGCGCAATCCGCTGACGGTCGCCCGTGGCTACACCGACCTCACTCGGGAGACGGGCGACCTCTCACATCTCGATGAGACCGATGCCGCCCACAAGCGGATGGAGACGATTATCGACGACGTGCTGGCGTTGGCCCGTGGCGGCGACGACGTGACCGACCTCTCGCCGACGGACCTCCGGGAGACCGCGGAAACCGCATGGCAGAACGTCGACTCGGGCGACTGTAGCCTCCGAGTCGTCGACGACGCGACGCTTCTGGCCGACCGGGCACGACTCGTTCGCCTCTTCGAGAACTTCTTTCGGAACGCCGTGGAACATGGTTCCACGAGCCCTCGCTCGTCCACTCGCGAGGACGCTGTCGAGCATGGCGCTACAAATACGGCGACGAAGACATCGGAACCCGGCACCTCGACGGCCAACATCAGTCGGGACGGGGGTGCCACACTCACGGTGACCGTCGGCCCAACCCCGGACGGCTTCTACGTCGCCGACGACGGCCGGGGCATCCCGGCGGACGAACGCGAGCGAATCTTCGAGGAGGGCCATTCGACCAGTAGCGCCGGAACGGGCACCGGGCTGACCATCATCCAGCGTATCGCGAAGGCTCACGGCTGGTCCGTCTCCTGTACGGGGGCCGAAAGCGGCGGTGCCCGCTTCGAAGTCTCGGGTGTCGAACGAAGCGAGGACTGA
- a CDS encoding adenosylcobalamin-dependent ribonucleoside-diphosphate reductase, whose product MSGADLSADEITLPVKRTEGDTLEDRLTGNAYHNILPARYLRKDANGDPIEEQEDLFDRVAKNIALAEAVFEAEKQGLDVTVTPDLLKPDHPRRDELAAEVFGTGVTADDDAETTLSIYNVNKFAYETLVPELPDDIREHVEETADEFQELMERLSFMPNSPTLMNAGDELQQLSACFVDSPKDDIDDIHQTAKEAAQVFQSGGGMGYAFWRLRPYGDAVGSTGGIASGPITFMRTYDQMCETIAQGGARRGAQMGVMRVSHPDVIQFLHAKNKDVSLAETLRLNDPDDFTHNSFADALEEARELIDDEGRVPKHLRNAVEGHLSNFNISVGITDDFMDAVKNGEEFTFTNPRTGEAHIATPETKELYDMFDMGEHVEVGEELSVPAEELWEHIVEGAHENGEPGVVYLERINKQHSFDVEEHPDHRILATNPCGEQPLEEYEACNLGHINLSTLAAEDSPDWRVWNERHGDEYASTEDAVAAFLEESIDWDEFDRRIEMGTRFLENVVTMSDFPVPQIEEKVREMRKIGLGVMGLAQLYIQLGIKYGSDEGNEVARQVMRHINHGSKSASHELAKERGSFDEWDKSKYANPTEYREWFEKQTGLDADNWEDGFPIRNHNTTTIAPTGTTSMVGNTTGGCEPIYNVAYYKNVSDDVQGDEMLVEFDDYFLRVLEENGLDVEAVKKEAQEQMANNEFDGIDGLETVPDAIGELFVVTGDLSAKQHAGVQVACQEGVDSAISKTVNAPNDSTVEDAKEVFEYIYEHGGKGVTYYRDGTRSKQVLTTRAKNAEFSDMDEAEAAEAIVENIQEIFGDIEGFLDSEEVAAALETDVESLLDVEVDLGKKRPRPDVLHGVTQRIDTGYGKLYVNINEDPETGRPFELFANIGNSGGFTASFTEALAKTISTALRSGVDPEEIADELQGIRSPKVAWDKGEQINSIPDAIGTAMRRYLDGEVDKAYPDQATLDQTAQQVEEREEAERDAAAPETDGGEASAVSRSSSDAGASDGGAVSASGSASQSAESPNDDTGDTQSLIDSGESPECPECSSMTLYYSEGCKTCESCGWSEC is encoded by the coding sequence ATGTCCGGGGCCGACCTTTCCGCGGACGAGATTACGCTGCCCGTCAAGCGGACCGAGGGCGACACCCTCGAGGACCGACTCACGGGCAACGCCTATCACAACATCCTGCCGGCCCGCTATCTGCGCAAGGACGCCAACGGCGACCCCATCGAGGAACAGGAGGACCTCTTCGACCGCGTCGCCAAGAACATCGCGCTGGCCGAGGCCGTCTTCGAGGCCGAAAAGCAGGGCCTCGACGTTACGGTCACCCCCGACCTGCTCAAGCCCGACCACCCGCGCCGCGACGAACTCGCCGCGGAAGTCTTCGGCACGGGCGTCACCGCCGACGACGACGCCGAGACGACCCTCTCCATTTACAACGTCAACAAGTTCGCCTACGAGACGCTCGTCCCCGAACTCCCCGACGACATCCGCGAACACGTCGAGGAGACCGCCGACGAGTTCCAAGAGCTGATGGAACGGCTCTCCTTCATGCCGAACTCGCCGACGCTGATGAACGCCGGCGACGAACTCCAGCAGCTGTCGGCCTGTTTCGTCGACTCCCCGAAGGACGACATCGACGACATCCACCAGACCGCCAAGGAGGCCGCACAGGTCTTCCAGTCCGGCGGTGGCATGGGATATGCGTTCTGGCGGCTTCGCCCCTACGGCGACGCGGTCGGTTCGACCGGCGGCATCGCCTCCGGGCCCATCACGTTCATGCGGACCTACGACCAGATGTGCGAGACCATCGCCCAGGGCGGCGCCCGGCGCGGGGCCCAGATGGGCGTCATGCGGGTCTCCCACCCTGACGTCATCCAGTTCCTCCACGCCAAGAACAAGGACGTCTCGCTGGCGGAGACGCTGCGACTGAACGACCCCGACGACTTCACGCACAACTCCTTCGCGGACGCTCTCGAGGAGGCCCGCGAACTCATCGACGACGAGGGACGCGTCCCCAAGCACCTGCGGAACGCCGTCGAAGGCCACCTCTCGAACTTCAATATCTCCGTCGGCATCACCGACGACTTCATGGACGCCGTCAAGAACGGCGAGGAGTTCACCTTCACCAACCCCCGAACCGGCGAAGCCCACATCGCGACGCCCGAAACGAAGGAACTCTACGACATGTTCGACATGGGAGAGCACGTCGAAGTCGGCGAGGAACTCTCCGTGCCCGCCGAGGAACTGTGGGAACACATCGTCGAGGGCGCCCACGAGAACGGTGAACCCGGCGTCGTCTACCTCGAACGTATCAACAAACAGCACTCCTTCGACGTCGAGGAACACCCCGACCACCGCATCCTCGCGACGAACCCCTGCGGCGAACAGCCGCTCGAAGAGTACGAGGCCTGTAACCTCGGCCACATCAACCTCTCGACGCTGGCCGCCGAGGACTCCCCGGACTGGCGCGTCTGGAACGAGCGCCACGGCGACGAGTACGCCTCCACCGAGGACGCCGTCGCGGCGTTCCTCGAGGAGTCTATCGACTGGGACGAGTTCGACCGACGCATCGAGATGGGCACGCGTTTCCTCGAGAACGTCGTCACGATGTCGGACTTCCCGGTCCCACAGATCGAGGAGAAGGTCCGCGAGATGCGGAAAATCGGCCTCGGCGTCATGGGGCTGGCCCAACTGTACATCCAACTCGGCATCAAGTACGGCAGCGACGAGGGCAACGAGGTCGCCCGACAGGTGATGCGGCACATCAACCACGGCTCGAAGTCGGCTTCTCACGAACTCGCCAAGGAGCGCGGTAGCTTCGACGAGTGGGACAAATCCAAGTACGCCAACCCCACCGAATACCGCGAGTGGTTCGAGAAGCAGACCGGCCTCGACGCGGACAACTGGGAGGACGGCTTCCCGATTCGGAACCACAACACGACGACCATCGCGCCGACCGGCACCACCTCGATGGTGGGCAACACGACGGGTGGCTGTGAGCCGATTTACAACGTCGCCTACTACAAGAACGTCTCCGACGACGTGCAGGGCGACGAGATGCTCGTCGAGTTCGACGACTACTTCCTCCGCGTGCTGGAGGAGAACGGCCTCGACGTCGAGGCCGTCAAGAAGGAAGCACAGGAGCAGATGGCCAACAACGAGTTCGACGGCATCGACGGCCTCGAAACCGTCCCGGACGCCATCGGCGAACTCTTCGTCGTCACCGGCGACCTCTCCGCGAAGCAGCACGCCGGCGTGCAGGTCGCCTGTCAGGAGGGTGTCGACTCCGCCATCTCGAAGACGGTCAACGCGCCCAACGACTCCACCGTCGAGGACGCCAAGGAAGTCTTCGAGTACATCTACGAACACGGCGGCAAGGGCGTCACCTACTACCGTGACGGCACCCGCTCGAAGCAGGTGCTGACCACCCGCGCGAAGAACGCCGAGTTCTCCGACATGGACGAGGCCGAGGCGGCCGAAGCCATCGTCGAGAACATTCAGGAAATCTTCGGTGACATCGAGGGCTTCCTCGACAGCGAGGAGGTCGCCGCGGCTCTCGAAACCGACGTCGAGAGCCTGCTTGACGTCGAGGTCGACCTCGGCAAGAAGCGCCCGCGGCCCGACGTCCTCCACGGCGTCACCCAGCGCATCGATACCGGCTACGGGAAACTCTACGTCAACATCAATGAGGACCCCGAGACAGGTCGGCCGTTCGAACTCTTCGCCAACATCGGCAACTCCGGCGGCTTCACCGCCTCCTTCACCGAGGCGCTCGCGAAGACCATCTCGACGGCGCTTCGCTCGGGCGTCGACCCCGAGGAAATCGCCGACGAACTGCAGGGTATCCGGTCGCCGAAGGTTGCCTGGGACAAGGGCGAGCAGATTAACTCCATCCCTGACGCCATCGGCACCGCGATGCGCCGCTACCTCGACGGCGAGGTCGACAAGGCCTACCCCGACCAGGCCACCCTCGACCAGACGGCCCAGCAGGTCGAGGAACGCGAGGAAGCAGAGCGTGACGCTGCGGCGCCCGAGACGGACGGCGGTGAGGCGAGCGCCGTGAGCCGATCCTCGTCGGACGCGGGCGCGTCCGACGGTGGCGCAGTCTCCGCTTCCGGTTCGGCTTCCCAGTCCGCGGAATCGCCGAACGACGACACCGGCGACACCCAGTCGCTCATCGACTCCGGCGAATCCCCCGAATGCCCCGAATGCAGCAGCATGACGCTGTACTACTCGGAAGGCTGCAAGACCTGCGAGTCCTGCGGCTGGTCCGAGTGCTAA
- the trpG gene encoding anthranilate synthase component II — translation MTRVLFIDNFDSFTYNLVEYVSQHEGTETEVLRNTASLEDVRAVDPDAIIISPGPGHPKNDRDVGVTMDVLREVSPEVPTLGVCLGLEAAVYEYGGSVGRAPEPIHGKAFPVDHDGEGVFAGLDDGFQGGRYHSLVALEVPDVFEVTATTDHEGEELVMGVRHRKHPIEAVQFHPESVLTAVGHDVIANFLAGVE, via the coding sequence ATGACGCGCGTCCTCTTCATCGACAACTTCGACTCCTTTACGTACAACCTCGTGGAGTACGTGAGCCAACACGAGGGCACGGAAACCGAAGTCCTTCGGAACACGGCCTCCCTCGAGGACGTCCGGGCCGTCGACCCGGATGCCATCATCATCTCCCCCGGCCCCGGCCACCCGAAGAACGACCGGGACGTCGGCGTGACGATGGACGTACTGCGAGAGGTCAGCCCCGAGGTGCCGACCCTCGGAGTGTGTCTCGGCCTCGAAGCCGCCGTCTACGAGTACGGCGGCTCGGTCGGCCGCGCGCCCGAGCCGATTCACGGCAAGGCCTTCCCGGTCGACCACGACGGCGAGGGGGTCTTCGCGGGCCTGGACGATGGCTTTCAGGGCGGCCGCTATCACTCCCTCGTCGCACTGGAGGTTCCCGACGTCTTCGAGGTGACGGCAACCACGGACCACGAAGGCGAGGAGTTAGTGATGGGGGTTCGGCATCGTAAGCACCCCATCGAGGCCGTCCAGTTCCACCCCGAGTCGGTGCTGACGGCGGTTGGCCACGACGTCATTGCCAACTTCCTGGCAGGCGTCGAATAG
- the trpE gene encoding anthranilate synthase component I: MISREAFVELAGEGPAVVRAVAELDASTEPLAAYAAVTGRTTGVEAGDHAFLLESAEKVASSDPDGAFTAGHGADKHARYSFVGYDPAAVVTVNAEDGTSIDVVDERYEGLLSPNGGDTVDQLRASLPDLPLRNFPETDRQQLQGGLVGFLSYDAVYDLWLDEVGLEHPDSRFPDAQFILNTKTLVFDDAADTVSLVFTPVVREADDPGAIYDDLQEEVERVEGLLADAENVETGGFRQVAERAGPQDDYEEAVRTAKEHVLDGDIYQGVISRTRELDGDIDPLGLYEALREVNPSPYMYVLDYDDLSVVGASPETLVSVRGREVMSNPIAGTCPRGNSPVEDRRLAGEMLADGKERAEHTMLVDLARNDVRRVCEAGSVRVEEFMNVLKYSHVQHIESTVTGQLRADRDAFDATRASFPAGTLSGAPKIRAMEIIDDLEERPRGLYGGGVGYYSWTGDADFAIVIRTATVEDGAGVDDTDRVTVQAGAGIVADSDPESEFEETEKKMDGVLAAIDRIRGSDPEEIEEVSQ, translated from the coding sequence GTGATTTCCCGCGAAGCGTTTGTGGAACTGGCGGGCGAGGGGCCGGCCGTCGTTCGGGCCGTCGCGGAGCTGGACGCGTCGACGGAACCGCTGGCGGCCTACGCGGCGGTCACCGGGCGAACGACCGGCGTCGAGGCCGGCGACCACGCCTTCCTGCTGGAAAGCGCCGAGAAGGTAGCTTCCAGCGACCCGGACGGCGCCTTCACGGCCGGCCACGGCGCCGATAAACACGCCCGGTACTCGTTCGTCGGCTACGACCCCGCGGCCGTGGTGACCGTCAACGCCGAGGATGGGACGTCCATCGACGTCGTCGACGAACGCTACGAGGGCCTGCTGTCGCCGAACGGCGGCGACACCGTCGACCAACTGCGAGCGTCCCTGCCGGACCTGCCGTTGCGGAACTTCCCGGAGACGGACCGCCAGCAGTTACAGGGTGGACTAGTCGGGTTCCTCTCCTACGATGCCGTCTACGACCTGTGGCTCGACGAAGTGGGGCTGGAGCATCCCGACTCGCGGTTCCCGGACGCGCAGTTCATCCTCAACACGAAGACGCTGGTCTTCGACGATGCCGCGGACACCGTCTCGCTGGTGTTCACGCCTGTCGTCCGTGAGGCGGACGACCCCGGTGCGATTTACGACGACCTCCAGGAGGAGGTCGAGCGTGTCGAGGGCCTGCTGGCTGACGCCGAGAACGTCGAGACGGGAGGCTTCCGACAGGTCGCAGAGCGGGCCGGCCCGCAGGACGACTACGAGGAAGCGGTTCGAACCGCGAAAGAGCACGTCCTCGATGGCGACATCTATCAGGGCGTCATCTCCCGGACGCGCGAACTCGACGGCGATATCGACCCGCTGGGGCTCTACGAGGCGCTTCGTGAGGTCAATCCCTCGCCGTACATGTACGTTCTCGATTACGACGACCTCTCGGTGGTCGGCGCCTCCCCCGAGACGCTCGTGTCGGTGCGGGGCCGCGAGGTGATGAGCAATCCCATCGCGGGCACCTGCCCGCGCGGCAACAGCCCCGTCGAGGACCGACGACTCGCGGGCGAGATGCTCGCGGACGGTAAGGAACGGGCCGAACACACGATGCTCGTCGACCTCGCGCGCAACGACGTCCGCCGGGTCTGTGAAGCCGGCAGCGTCCGCGTCGAGGAGTTCATGAACGTCCTCAAATATAGCCACGTCCAGCACATCGAGTCGACGGTGACCGGCCAGTTGCGCGCGGACCGCGATGCCTTCGACGCGACGCGGGCCTCCTTCCCCGCCGGGACGCTCTCGGGGGCGCCGAAGATCCGCGCCATGGAAATCATCGACGACCTCGAAGAACGGCCCCGCGGCCTCTACGGCGGCGGCGTCGGCTACTATTCGTGGACCGGCGACGCCGATTTCGCCATCGTCATCCGAACCGCGACGGTCGAAGACGGTGCCGGCGTCGACGATACCGACCGCGTGACCGTACAGGCAGGCGCGGGCATCGTCGCCGATTCCGACCCCGAAAGCGAGTTCGAGGAAACGGAAAAGAAGATGGACGGTGTACTGGCCGCGATAGACCGGATTCGGGGGTCCGACCCTGAGGAAATCGAGGAGGTCTCGCAATGA
- a CDS encoding phosphoribosylanthranilate isomerase, producing MTRVKVCGITTREDLDVAVAAGADAVGFIADVPTDTPREIPATRAVELARAAPPFVTTVLVTMAERPEATVDLASRVQPDVVQVHGDLSPGDLAFLSAKIHGDVIKAVSPEDAPKYDTVADALLIDSLDESGAGGTGETHDWDRAAELVESLDSPVVLAGGLTPENVGEAVRRVEPFAVDVASGVEADPGRKDPEAVSAFVEAGGKRP from the coding sequence ATGACGCGCGTGAAGGTCTGTGGCATCACGACTCGCGAGGACCTCGACGTGGCCGTCGCGGCGGGCGCCGATGCGGTCGGCTTCATCGCCGACGTGCCAACCGATACCCCCCGAGAGATTCCGGCCACCCGTGCGGTCGAACTCGCGCGTGCCGCGCCGCCGTTCGTGACGACGGTACTGGTGACGATGGCCGAACGCCCCGAGGCGACCGTCGACCTGGCCTCACGCGTCCAGCCGGACGTCGTCCAGGTTCACGGCGACCTCTCGCCCGGCGACCTCGCCTTTCTCTCGGCGAAGATTCACGGTGACGTCATCAAGGCGGTCTCGCCGGAGGACGCGCCGAAGTATGACACCGTCGCGGACGCGTTGCTCATCGACTCGCTGGACGAATCGGGCGCCGGCGGTACGGGCGAGACACACGATTGGGACCGGGCGGCTGAACTGGTCGAATCCCTCGATTCGCCCGTCGTGCTCGCTGGCGGATTGACACCGGAGAACGTCGGCGAGGCCGTTCGTCGCGTCGAACCGTTCGCCGTCGACGTCGCAAGCGGCGTCGAAGCCGACCCCGGACGCAAGGACCCCGAGGCGGTTTCGGCGTTCGTCGAGGCGGGAGGGAAACGGCCGTGA
- the trpD gene encoding anthranilate phosphoribosyltransferase, with protein sequence MKEFIRRVTDGEDLTQAEARDAASLVFEDATEAQIGALLTALRAKGETETEIAGFAQGMRDAARTIAPDREPLVDTCGTGGDGHDTINVSTTSSFVVAGAGVPVAKHGNYSVSSSSGSADVLEELDVTIDAEPPAVEQCIEDIGMGFMLAPVFHPAMKAVIGPRKELGMRTIFNVLGPLTNPAGADAQVVGVYDPDLVPVLANALSQMAVDRALVVHGAGLDEIGVHGESKVAEVDGDTVEEYTVRPTDLGVGRYQLEDVAGGTPEENAADLKGILEGEVGGAKRDIILANAGAAIYISGEADSLQAGVDAARESIESGGAAEQLRALRDFEP encoded by the coding sequence ATGAAGGAGTTCATTCGACGAGTTACTGACGGTGAAGACCTCACGCAGGCGGAGGCGCGTGACGCAGCATCGCTGGTGTTCGAGGACGCGACGGAGGCACAGATCGGTGCGCTTCTGACCGCCCTCCGAGCCAAGGGCGAGACCGAAACGGAAATCGCGGGCTTCGCCCAGGGGATGCGGGATGCGGCTCGGACTATCGCTCCCGACCGCGAACCGCTCGTCGACACCTGTGGGACCGGCGGCGACGGCCACGATACGATCAACGTCTCGACGACGAGTTCCTTCGTCGTCGCCGGTGCCGGCGTCCCCGTCGCCAAACACGGCAACTACTCGGTATCCTCCTCGTCGGGAAGCGCCGACGTGCTCGAGGAACTCGACGTCACCATCGACGCCGAACCGCCGGCCGTCGAGCAGTGTATCGAGGACATCGGCATGGGCTTCATGCTCGCGCCGGTGTTCCACCCGGCGATGAAGGCGGTCATCGGCCCGCGAAAGGAACTCGGGATGCGGACCATCTTCAACGTCCTTGGCCCGCTGACCAATCCCGCGGGCGCGGACGCACAGGTCGTCGGCGTCTACGACCCGGACCTCGTGCCCGTCCTCGCGAACGCGCTCTCCCAGATGGCCGTCGACCGCGCACTGGTGGTTCACGGCGCCGGTCTGGACGAAATCGGCGTCCACGGCGAGTCGAAAGTCGCCGAAGTCGATGGCGATACCGTCGAGGAGTACACGGTTCGGCCCACGGACCTCGGCGTCGGCCGGTATCAACTCGAAGACGTCGCCGGCGGCACGCCCGAGGAGAACGCCGCGGACCTCAAAGGTATCCTCGAAGGCGAGGTCGGCGGCGCAAAGCGGGATATCATCCTCGCGAACGCGGGCGCGGCGATTTACATCTCCGGGGAAGCCGACAGTCTACAGGCGGGCGTCGACGCCGCCCGCGAGTCCATCGAGTCCGGGGGCGCAGCGGAGCAACTGCGGGCGCTCCGCGACTTCGAGCCATGA